One genomic segment of Francisella persica ATCC VR-331 includes these proteins:
- a CDS encoding transglycosylase SLT domain-containing protein, whose translation MKVIIKLITLIIVIITLGSCAIETPRNINNACSIIHQFPDWYYDMLNSYDRWGIPINVQMAFIRQESSFRADAKPAMQYYFGFIPKGRASSAYGYAQALDGVWEHYKKETKQSFVSRSNFAAATDFIGWYLNNVHNKTGIRKTDTYNLYLVYHEGIGGYKRGTHRNNSFLKNYARKTAELAQKYSIQLQNCEVPRKPLLSYIF comes from the coding sequence ATGAAAGTAATAATTAAACTTATAACTTTAATTATCGTAATAATAACTCTTGGATCTTGTGCTATAGAGACTCCAAGAAATATAAATAATGCCTGTAGCATAATTCATCAATTTCCTGATTGGTATTATGATATGCTTAACTCGTATGATCGCTGGGGAATTCCTATAAATGTACAAATGGCTTTCATCCGTCAAGAATCATCATTTAGAGCCGATGCTAAGCCAGCAATGCAATATTATTTTGGTTTTATACCAAAAGGTAGGGCTTCAAGTGCTTATGGATATGCTCAAGCCTTAGATGGCGTTTGGGAGCATTATAAAAAAGAGACAAAACAATCTTTTGTCTCAAGGTCAAATTTTGCAGCTGCAACAGACTTTATTGGCTGGTACTTGAATAATGTTCACAATAAAACAGGTATCCGCAAGACAGACACTTATAATCTATATCTAGTATACCACGAAGGTATAGGTGGTTATAAGCGTGGTACACATAGAAATAATTCATTCTTAAAAAATTATGCTCGCAAAACTGCCGAATTAGCTCAAAAATACTCAATCCAATTACAGAACTGTGAAGTTCCACGTAAACCGCTACTATCGTATATATTCTAA
- a CDS encoding FKBP-type peptidyl-prolyl cis-trans isomerase N-terminal domain-containing protein — translation MKLNKIVAVASCSLLGLALSLCSTNKDATIIQQQNANHDLATTIQAKQGVSKNKSVLQDNSTIKIGANASYVVGYQVGAGIIAKQDFGLYDKQIIAGFVDAINGSKPKISESQIRGNMKTLKDIIIKKQSDTANFNKTKSQEFMAQIAKMDSAIKVDDGIYYQIIKQCDGKKPNANSQVTIAYKGTMPVIAYEDDKSKLNEVKEAKLIGPTFDSSDSATFQLINLIECWKDAIPKIPNGSTIILYCSPDKAYGTKAPSVIGPNQALSFEITLKSFQ, via the coding sequence ATGAAGTTAAATAAAATAGTAGCAGTTGCATCATGCTCGTTATTAGGATTAGCTCTAAGCTTATGTTCAACAAACAAAGATGCTACGATTATACAACAGCAAAATGCTAATCATGATTTAGCTACAACTATCCAAGCTAAGCAAGGCGTTTCCAAAAACAAATCAGTATTGCAAGATAATTCAACAATAAAAATTGGAGCTAATGCAAGCTATGTAGTAGGCTATCAAGTAGGTGCCGGTATAATAGCTAAACAAGATTTCGGCTTATATGATAAGCAAATAATAGCTGGTTTTGTAGATGCTATTAATGGTAGTAAGCCAAAAATTTCTGAGAGTCAAATCCGCGGCAATATGAAAACTCTTAAAGATATAATAATTAAAAAGCAATCAGATACAGCTAATTTTAACAAAACAAAATCACAAGAATTTATGGCACAAATTGCTAAAATGGATAGTGCTATAAAAGTTGATGATGGCATCTACTATCAAATAATTAAGCAATGTGATGGCAAAAAACCTAATGCTAATAGTCAAGTTACAATAGCTTACAAAGGAACTATGCCAGTTATAGCTTACGAAGATGATAAATCAAAACTAAATGAGGTCAAAGAAGCTAAACTAATTGGTCCTACATTTGACTCAAGTGATAGCGCAACATTCCAGCTTATAAACCTAATCGAATGTTGGAAAGACGCCATTCCTAAAATACCTAATGGTTCAACAATAATCTTATATTGTTCTCCAGACAAGGCATATGGAACTAAAGCGCCTTCTGTTATAGGACCTAACCAAGCGCTTTCTTTTGAAATTACACTTAAAAGTTTTCAATAA
- a CDS encoding polyprenyl synthetase family protein → MQQLKDIQTLIKEDIQNNNQFIIDSLCSDVMLINQISHYIINSGGKRLRPLLVMLFARTLNYNGNKHLACAAIIEFIHTATLLHDDVVDDSQLRRGKQTANDVFGNAASILTGDFLYSRAFQMMVSLDNMQIMKILADATNKIAEGEVLQLLNARNTELSEEDYIKVIYCKTAKLFEAACELAGVISLDKQSYAKYQDNIKNYGIYLGNAFQIADDVLDYVSDVESLGKNIGDDLDEGKMTLPTIYTLANVTKQQQQILKKAIEKGGYNIDEIITMVKDSGAVDYSYNVACQYADLAKQQIDFLPDSKYKQAMILLCDLAVKRNN, encoded by the coding sequence ATGCAACAGCTAAAAGATATTCAGACTCTTATCAAAGAGGATATACAAAATAATAATCAATTTATAATTGATTCTCTTTGCTCAGATGTGATGCTCATTAATCAGATTAGCCACTATATAATAAATAGTGGTGGCAAGAGATTAAGGCCTCTGTTGGTAATGTTGTTTGCTAGAACCTTAAACTATAACGGAAATAAACATTTAGCATGTGCAGCAATTATTGAGTTTATCCATACAGCGACACTTCTTCATGATGATGTTGTTGATGATTCACAATTGCGTCGCGGTAAACAAACAGCAAATGATGTTTTTGGGAATGCTGCAAGTATTTTGACTGGAGATTTTCTTTATTCTAGGGCTTTTCAGATGATGGTAAGTTTAGATAATATGCAAATTATGAAAATATTGGCTGATGCAACTAATAAAATCGCTGAAGGAGAGGTGTTACAACTACTAAATGCACGCAATACGGAACTTAGCGAAGAAGACTATATTAAAGTAATATATTGCAAAACAGCAAAATTATTTGAGGCTGCTTGTGAATTAGCAGGTGTAATCAGTCTAGATAAACAAAGTTATGCTAAATATCAAGATAATATTAAAAACTATGGTATTTATTTAGGTAATGCTTTTCAGATTGCAGATGATGTTTTAGATTATGTTTCTGATGTAGAGAGCTTAGGTAAAAATATTGGTGATGATCTTGATGAAGGTAAAATGACATTGCCAACGATTTATACACTAGCTAATGTTACTAAACAACAGCAACAAATTCTCAAAAAAGCAATTGAAAAGGGTGGATATAATATTGATGAAATCATTACTATGGTTAAAGATAGTGGGGCTGTAGATTATTCATATAACGTAGCTTGTCAGTATGCTGATTTAGCTAAACAGCAAATAGATTTTTTACCAGATTCAAAATACAAGCAAGCAATGATTTTATTATGTGATCTAGCGGTAAAAAGAAATAATTAA
- a CDS encoding PQ-loop repeat-containing protein produces the protein MENFGYITLNISLIIYFIHFLPQTIHNQFKHKTFEISLWTHSLMIVANSLDLIYAIGFNMQWQYILVDVILLSFLTIQQLQILNDWREKYILIHTFFIFLYLSLVIFMIYFISLSSQILLWYGSISGVIYNLYWLPQIYKNYCQKQAEGFSIFYLVLSLISIICDINSAIFLGWPLVSVIVSSCLSILILTQIIQYFYYKGMIIKVISQKHIN, from the coding sequence ATGGAAAATTTTGGTTACATAACATTAAATATATCTTTAATAATTTATTTTATACATTTTTTACCACAAACTATTCATAATCAATTTAAACATAAGACATTTGAGATTAGTTTATGGACTCATTCTTTGATGATTGTTGCTAACTCTTTAGATTTAATTTATGCTATTGGTTTTAATATGCAGTGGCAGTATATTTTAGTTGATGTAATTTTACTGAGTTTTTTAACTATTCAGCAACTTCAAATTCTAAATGATTGGAGAGAAAAATATATATTAATACATACATTTTTTATATTTTTATATTTGTCTTTAGTAATTTTTATGATTTATTTTATTAGCTTAAGTAGTCAGATTTTGTTGTGGTATGGCTCAATAAGTGGAGTTATTTATAACCTTTACTGGTTACCACAAATTTATAAAAATTACTGTCAGAAACAAGCAGAAGGTTTCAGTATTTTTTATTTAGTGCTTTCACTTATTAGTATTATCTGTGATATCAATAGTGCTATATTTTTAGGTTGGCCATTGGTATCTGTGATTGTCTCTAGTTGTTTATCTATTTTAATATTGACACAAATAATTCAATATTTCTATTACAAAGGAATGATTATAAAAGTAATATCACAAAAGCATATAAACTAG
- a CDS encoding GNAT family N-acetyltransferase, whose product MQISFLDNNFFARVIELIRLSDKDCNWSDKQILESLNKDLTLGLFESQQLLAVAIFSKIFETAELLYICVDVSKHNKGLGFKLLENSIYYLTQLQIKEIFLEVDVNNYSAIKLYHKLKFSKISLRKNYYKKTDGSSSDALIYQLKIYRYD is encoded by the coding sequence ATGCAGATTTCATTTCTAGATAATAATTTCTTTGCTAGAGTTATTGAATTAATAAGGCTTTCTGATAAGGATTGCAATTGGTCAGATAAGCAAATTTTAGAATCTTTGAACAAAGATTTAACTTTAGGGTTATTTGAAAGTCAACAACTTTTAGCTGTAGCTATTTTTAGTAAAATATTCGAGACAGCTGAGCTTTTATATATTTGTGTTGACGTGTCTAAGCATAATAAAGGTTTAGGTTTTAAGCTTTTAGAAAACTCAATTTATTATCTCACTCAACTACAAATCAAAGAAATATTTTTAGAAGTAGATGTTAATAATTATAGTGCCATCAAACTCTATCACAAGCTTAAATTTAGCAAAATATCATTGCGTAAAAATTATTATAAAAAAACTGATGGTAGTTCAAGTGATGCACTAATTTATCAGCTAAAAATATACAGATATGACTAA
- the rluB gene encoding 23S rRNA pseudouridine(2605) synthase RluB codes for MRRAKKTNDKNTERLQKLLAKYGIGSRRKIEEYIEQGRVRVNGKVATLGDKASEGDKISFDGKALHSYGQPMTRPRVVIYHKREGEVCTSKDEKDRKTVFDSLPKLAKSRWIMVGRLDINTTGLLLFTTDGDLANRLIHPSYQIEREYAVRVFGKQLPNETINKLKEGIQLEDGMSKFNSIKFSGGYGANLWYYITLSEGRNREVRRMFEAVGVTVSRLTRIRFGDIVLPKFVSRGKTLELNPSEVNQLRKSVKLKEYNFPKKLVERLEKK; via the coding sequence ATGCGTAGAGCAAAAAAAACTAATGACAAAAATACTGAAAGATTACAAAAGCTTTTAGCAAAGTATGGTATTGGATCACGAAGAAAAATAGAAGAGTATATTGAGCAAGGTAGAGTTAGGGTAAATGGTAAAGTTGCCACTCTAGGAGATAAAGCTAGTGAAGGTGACAAGATTAGTTTTGATGGTAAGGCTCTACACTCATATGGTCAGCCAATGACTAGACCACGAGTAGTAATTTATCATAAAAGAGAAGGTGAAGTTTGTACTAGTAAAGATGAAAAAGATCGAAAGACTGTCTTTGATTCATTACCAAAATTAGCAAAGTCGCGCTGGATAATGGTAGGGCGCTTAGATATCAATACTACAGGTTTACTACTTTTTACTACAGATGGTGATTTGGCAAATAGATTGATACATCCTTCTTATCAAATCGAGAGAGAGTATGCCGTACGTGTATTTGGAAAACAATTACCTAATGAAACTATTAATAAACTTAAAGAGGGTATACAGCTAGAGGATGGTATGTCTAAGTTTAATAGTATAAAATTTTCAGGTGGCTATGGTGCTAATCTTTGGTATTATATAACACTTTCAGAAGGACGTAATCGAGAAGTAAGAAGAATGTTTGAAGCGGTAGGTGTTACAGTTAGTCGACTAACGAGAATTAGATTTGGTGATATAGTTCTTCCTAAATTTGTTTCACGTGGAAAAACACTAGAACTAAATCCTTCAGAAGTTAATCAACTTAGAAAATCTGTTAAGTTAAAAGAGTATAATTTCCCTAAAAAATTAGTTGAAAGGTTAGAGAAAAAATAA
- the rlmN gene encoding 23S rRNA (adenine(2503)-C(2))-methyltransferase RlmN: MQQDKVNLLGLNQKAIEDFFISIGEKRFHARQVFKWIHKKGIIDFDAMTDLGKNLRHKLKEKAEITISKVVFSKVSKDGTHKWLIDVGGSAVETVFIPEEGRGTLCVSSQVGCTLNCSFCSTGKQGFNRNLSAAEVIAQLWIAARTLSKTNGEHDFTVTNIVMMGMGEPLMNFDNVVLAMDIMMDDLAYGLSRRKVTLSTSGVVPRIYDLLEQSGVSLAVSLHAPNDMLRNEIVPINKKYNIDELLEACKLYAQKGPHKHITFEYTLMEEVNDNLSDAKELVTLLKTYEIPAKINLIPFNPYHGTPYKKPSNNRINRFKEFLQHNGFVTTVRKTRGDDIDAACGQLAGDVIDKTNRKQRYLKKLGDTNAS; the protein is encoded by the coding sequence ATGCAACAAGATAAAGTTAATTTACTTGGATTAAATCAAAAGGCTATAGAAGATTTTTTCATTTCTATAGGAGAGAAAAGGTTTCATGCCCGTCAAGTTTTTAAGTGGATTCATAAAAAGGGTATTATTGATTTTGATGCTATGACAGACCTTGGTAAAAATTTACGCCATAAACTTAAGGAAAAAGCTGAGATAACTATTTCTAAAGTAGTATTTAGTAAAGTATCAAAAGATGGTACACATAAATGGTTAATCGATGTTGGCGGTAGTGCCGTTGAGACAGTGTTTATTCCAGAAGAAGGGCGTGGGACATTATGTGTATCTTCACAGGTTGGCTGTACTTTGAATTGTAGTTTTTGTTCTACTGGTAAACAAGGATTTAATAGAAACTTATCAGCTGCGGAAGTTATCGCACAATTATGGATAGCAGCTAGAACATTATCAAAAACTAATGGTGAGCATGATTTTACAGTGACAAATATTGTCATGATGGGTATGGGTGAACCATTGATGAACTTTGACAATGTTGTACTTGCTATGGATATTATGATGGATGACTTAGCTTATGGATTATCTAGACGCAAAGTAACTTTAAGTACATCTGGTGTAGTTCCGAGAATATATGATTTGTTAGAGCAGTCAGGAGTATCCTTAGCAGTGTCTTTACACGCACCAAATGATATGCTGCGTAATGAAATTGTACCTATCAATAAAAAATATAATATTGATGAACTTCTTGAAGCATGTAAACTATACGCACAGAAAGGTCCACACAAACATATCACATTTGAATATACTCTAATGGAAGAAGTTAATGATAATTTATCTGATGCTAAGGAGTTAGTTACATTATTAAAAACATACGAAATTCCTGCTAAAATTAATCTTATCCCATTTAATCCATACCACGGCACACCTTATAAAAAGCCAAGTAATAACCGTATTAATAGGTTTAAAGAGTTTTTGCAGCACAATGGTTTTGTCACTACTGTGAGAAAAACTCGTGGTGATGATATTGATGCTGCTTGTGGACAATTAGCTGGTGATGTAATTGATAAAACTAATAGAAAGCAAAGATACCTAAAGAAGCTTGGAGATACTAATGCAAGTTAG
- the dnaB gene encoding replicative DNA helicase: MSMDYQFKATETTYSLEAEKAILGNILLHNQNIELVEGFLLIDDFFDKRHKTIYKQIVMLNQANTPFDVLILSEYLATDGLLEEAGGETYIIDLAANTPSISNIKTYANIVKDKAKLRSLQNSINDIVQKIYSADSKNPDEVIDYAESRILDVAKERETLTKGPESIKSVIPKLVDRMSAIVDSGIGLIGISTGFIDLDKMTSGLQRANMCIIAARPSMGKTVLGINIAQNVAKVADKPVLVFSLEMPSEDIVTRMLASQARVEMNLLRECNRLNDAHWVKITSAMKALSEMPLYIDDTSSLTPAEIRSRARRLYNEHGGLAMILIDYLQLMKIPGYETNRTLEVSEISRSLKALAKELDIPVIALSQLNRAVDDRKDKRPMMSDLRESGAIEQDADLIMFIYRDEVYNKDKEDNKNIGEIIISKQRNGPIGTVHVRFDGRFASFANLTNENDHILPSDIGYNE; the protein is encoded by the coding sequence ATGTCTATGGATTATCAGTTTAAAGCTACTGAAACAACTTATTCTCTAGAAGCAGAAAAAGCTATCTTAGGGAATATATTGCTACACAATCAAAATATAGAGTTGGTAGAAGGTTTTCTTTTGATTGATGATTTTTTTGATAAAAGACATAAAACTATCTATAAACAGATTGTTATGCTTAACCAAGCAAACACTCCGTTTGATGTGCTAATCTTAAGTGAATATCTCGCCACAGATGGTCTTTTAGAAGAAGCTGGTGGCGAGACTTACATCATAGACTTAGCTGCTAATACACCTTCAATATCAAATATTAAAACGTACGCTAATATCGTAAAAGATAAGGCTAAGCTTAGAAGTTTACAAAATAGCATAAATGATATTGTCCAAAAGATATATTCAGCAGATTCAAAAAATCCTGATGAAGTTATTGATTATGCTGAAAGTAGAATACTTGATGTAGCTAAAGAGCGAGAAACACTTACCAAAGGTCCTGAATCAATAAAATCTGTAATTCCAAAGCTTGTAGATAGAATGAGTGCTATAGTTGATTCTGGTATTGGTTTGATTGGTATATCAACAGGCTTTATAGATCTTGATAAAATGACATCAGGATTACAAAGAGCAAATATGTGTATCATAGCTGCTAGACCATCTATGGGTAAGACTGTTTTAGGTATCAATATAGCTCAAAATGTTGCAAAAGTTGCTGATAAGCCAGTATTAGTTTTTAGTCTTGAGATGCCATCAGAAGATATCGTAACAAGGATGTTAGCTTCCCAGGCTCGTGTAGAGATGAATCTACTTAGAGAATGTAATAGATTAAATGATGCTCATTGGGTCAAAATCACTAGTGCAATGAAAGCTTTAAGTGAAATGCCACTATACATCGATGACACATCAAGTTTAACTCCAGCAGAGATACGTTCTAGAGCGCGAAGATTATATAATGAGCATGGAGGTTTAGCAATGATCTTGATAGATTACCTGCAGCTTATGAAGATCCCAGGTTACGAGACTAATCGAACACTAGAGGTATCAGAGATATCTAGATCACTTAAAGCTTTGGCTAAAGAATTAGATATACCAGTTATAGCGTTATCACAGTTAAATAGAGCTGTTGATGATCGTAAAGATAAACGACCAATGATGTCAGATTTAAGAGAATCTGGAGCGATTGAACAAGATGCAGACTTGATAATGTTTATTTATCGTGATGAAGTTTATAATAAAGATAAAGAAGATAATAAAAATATAGGCGAAATAATAATTAGCAAGCAGCGTAATGGTCCTATAGGAACTGTGCACGTGCGTTTTGATGGCAGGTTTGCTAGCTTTGCTAATTTAACCAATGAAAATGATCATATTTTACCTAGTGACATAGGGTATAACGAATAG
- the rplI gene encoding 50S ribosomal protein L9, whose product MQVILKEKVESLGVLGDIVNVKPGYARNFLIPFGKAVQATQANIKAFEAQKAELEKAEKARFEAAVAIAVAIKDKVYTIAAQAGEGGKLFGSVGTAEVAEAVSNESGKKIERSQVRMPEGVIKTLGKFELTVHVYTDVDADIKVNVVAAEA is encoded by the coding sequence ATGCAAGTTATTTTAAAAGAAAAAGTTGAAAGCCTTGGGGTATTAGGTGATATCGTAAATGTAAAACCAGGTTATGCAAGAAACTTCCTTATCCCATTTGGTAAAGCTGTTCAAGCAACTCAAGCAAATATCAAAGCTTTTGAAGCGCAAAAAGCTGAATTAGAAAAAGCTGAAAAGGCTAGATTTGAAGCGGCTGTTGCTATTGCTGTTGCGATTAAGGATAAAGTTTACACTATAGCTGCTCAAGCAGGTGAGGGTGGTAAACTATTTGGTTCTGTAGGTACAGCTGAAGTTGCTGAAGCAGTTTCTAATGAATCTGGTAAGAAAATTGAGAGAAGCCAAGTGCGTATGCCTGAAGGCGTTATTAAAACTCTTGGTAAATTCGAACTTACAGTTCATGTATACACAGATGTAGATGCAGATATCAAAGTAAATGTTGTAGCTGCTGAAGCTTAG
- the rpsR gene encoding 30S ribosomal protein S18 — protein sequence MSRRKVCRFTVEGVKEIDYKDVNKLKAYITETGKIVPSRVTGTSAKYQRQLSIAIKRARFLALLPYCDRHFN from the coding sequence ATGAGTCGTCGTAAAGTTTGCCGTTTCACTGTAGAAGGCGTAAAAGAAATAGATTATAAAGATGTTAATAAGTTAAAAGCTTATATTACTGAAACTGGTAAAATTGTACCAAGCCGTGTAACTGGTACATCAGCTAAGTATCAAAGACAGCTATCAATAGCTATCAAAAGAGCAAGATTCTTGGCGTTACTACCATACTGTGATCGTCACTTTAACTAA
- the rpsF gene encoding 30S ribosomal protein S6 yields the protein MKHYEIVLMIHPDQSDQLDSMLSKYHSIIEEKGGKIHRFEDWGRHQLAYPIEKLHKAHYVLFNIECPTESLEKLQESLRYNDAILRRLVIAKKEAVTEPSVMMESNEKEVI from the coding sequence ATGAAACATTATGAAATAGTTTTAATGATTCACCCTGATCAATCAGATCAGTTAGATTCAATGCTTAGTAAATACCACAGCATAATCGAAGAAAAAGGTGGCAAAATTCACAGATTTGAAGACTGGGGACGTCATCAATTAGCTTACCCTATCGAAAAACTTCATAAGGCACACTATGTACTATTTAATATTGAGTGTCCAACTGAGTCTCTAGAGAAGCTTCAAGAATCTTTAAGATACAACGATGCTATTTTACGTCGTTTAGTTATCGCTAAAAAAGAAGCTGTAACAGAGCCCTCTGTAATGATGGAGTCAAATGAGAAAGAAGTAATTTAA
- the hemF gene encoding oxygen-dependent coproporphyrinogen oxidase, translating to MQEKVSKFEDFLTQLQQNITTALEKYETNAAKFISDQWQKPDTPEQKLKGYGNSMIIENGEIFEKGVVAFSRVYGNELPPSATAKRQELVGKSFIATGVSLVIHPSNPFVPTSHANFRIFIAGVDSDNPIWWFGGGFDLTPYYPFEEDTIHWHQTAKNVCDKHDKNYYPRFKKWCDEYFYLKHRDECRGVGGLFFDDLNDKSFHECFNFVTDCANSYLDAYIPIVEQRKNIQYSQKHKDFQLYRRGRYVEFNLVFDRGTIFGLQSGGRTESILSSMPPIATWRYNWYPEPGSEEEKVYQYIKPRDWLK from the coding sequence ATGCAAGAAAAAGTTTCAAAATTTGAAGATTTTCTAACACAACTTCAACAAAATATTACCACAGCTCTAGAGAAGTATGAAACAAATGCTGCAAAATTTATTTCTGATCAATGGCAAAAACCAGATACTCCAGAACAAAAACTTAAAGGCTATGGTAACTCTATGATCATAGAGAATGGAGAAATATTTGAAAAAGGTGTAGTAGCTTTCTCTAGAGTTTATGGTAATGAGCTGCCGCCATCAGCTACAGCAAAAAGACAAGAATTAGTAGGCAAATCTTTTATAGCTACAGGTGTCTCATTAGTTATTCACCCTAGTAATCCTTTTGTGCCAACATCTCATGCTAATTTTAGAATTTTTATTGCTGGTGTTGATAGTGATAATCCGATATGGTGGTTTGGTGGAGGTTTTGATTTAACTCCTTACTATCCTTTTGAGGAGGATACGATTCACTGGCACCAAACAGCAAAAAATGTTTGTGATAAGCATGATAAAAACTATTATCCTAGATTCAAAAAATGGTGCGATGAATATTTTTATCTCAAACATCGTGATGAGTGTCGTGGAGTTGGTGGTTTATTTTTTGATGATTTAAATGATAAATCTTTTCATGAATGCTTTAATTTTGTAACAGATTGTGCAAATTCTTATCTAGATGCTTATATTCCGATAGTAGAACAAAGAAAAAACATTCAATATTCACAAAAGCATAAAGATTTTCAACTCTATCGTCGTGGTAGATATGTTGAGTTTAACCTAGTGTTTGATAGAGGTACGATATTTGGCTTACAAAGTGGTGGACGAACTGAGTCGATACTCTCATCAATGCCTCCAATTGCAACTTGGAGATACAATTGGTACCCTGAACCAGGCTCTGAAGAAGAAAAAGTCTACCAATATATAAAACCCCGCGATTGGCTTAAATAG
- the serC gene encoding 3-phosphoserine/phosphohydroxythreonine transaminase: MKINFCAGPAVVPTSIIQQLQQMMTNYKDTEVSLLSISHRDKVFDEVHTSIQKKLRSLLNIPDDYAVLLMQAGATAQFAAIPMNLANKYNIALYVCSGQWSEKSAQEADKFINIDAIKYYDNISQKFQANKYDYIYYTDNETVDGFQVNKLAKSCNTELVCDMSSSFLSKPINVSDYGLIYAGAQKNAGIPGLTIVIVKNSLIKEKYNIPVVFDYLAMKKSNSVYNTPSVISWVTFELTLNYLIEKFTNLKNVEEFSNQKASLLYSTIDNSKIYKNDIKHKYRSNINVIFHLPTQKLTNKFLSNANKSGFYGLKGHRSVGGCRASLYNAVSIEDVEKLVQFMQEFENEQF, from the coding sequence ATGAAAATCAATTTTTGTGCAGGTCCTGCTGTTGTACCCACATCGATAATACAGCAACTACAACAAATGATGACAAACTATAAGGATACAGAAGTATCGTTATTATCAATTTCTCATCGTGATAAAGTTTTTGATGAAGTCCATACTTCAATTCAGAAAAAATTAAGAAGTTTACTTAATATTCCTGATGATTATGCTGTACTGTTAATGCAAGCTGGTGCTACTGCACAATTTGCTGCGATTCCAATGAATTTGGCTAATAAATATAACATCGCATTGTATGTATGTAGTGGTCAATGGTCAGAAAAATCTGCTCAAGAAGCAGATAAATTCATCAATATTGATGCCATTAAATACTATGATAATATCTCACAAAAATTTCAAGCAAATAAATATGACTATATATACTACACAGATAATGAAACAGTTGATGGATTCCAGGTTAATAAATTAGCTAAATCATGCAATACGGAATTAGTTTGTGATATGTCATCAAGTTTTTTATCAAAACCTATTAATGTTTCAGATTATGGGCTTATTTATGCTGGAGCACAGAAAAATGCTGGAATTCCAGGTTTGACTATAGTGATAGTTAAAAATTCTTTAATCAAAGAAAAGTATAATATTCCAGTAGTCTTTGACTACCTTGCGATGAAAAAATCAAATTCTGTTTATAATACTCCATCTGTAATTTCATGGGTAACATTTGAGTTAACTCTAAATTATTTAATTGAAAAATTTACTAACCTAAAGAATGTTGAGGAATTTAGCAATCAAAAAGCTAGTCTACTTTACTCAACTATTGATAATTCAAAAATTTATAAAAATGATATCAAACATAAATATCGTTCAAATATTAATGTAATATTTCATTTACCTACACAAAAGCTGACAAATAAGTTTCTCAGCAATGCTAACAAGTCTGGTTTCTACGGTCTTAAAGGGCATCGAAGTGTAGGTGGTTGTAGAGCAAGTCTATATAATGCAGTAAGCATAGAGGATGTTGAAAAACTTGTACAATTTATGCAGGAATTTGAGAATGAACAATTCTAA